The genomic region CGCTTTTCACGGATTGATTTAAAAGCTGAGCGGCTCGTTTCGGATCTTGGATTTCCCATAAGTAGTGATAACCGGCTTTAAACGCGATCTGCCAATCTTGCGGATAAATCGTAAGTCCCTTCTCAAAAATTAGCCTAGCACCTTCTCTATCATCAACACTCACACTTAAAAAAGTAGCACCTACATCGTAAACAAGTTTATTCCTCGGCTCGACCTCACTTAGCGCATCCAACATTTTATAAACCCAACCTTTGTTGCACTTGGAAGGTTTTAATTTGCGTTCAAGTATACCTGTTAGTTTGTCCCTAGCAGTCTCAAGGGGTAAAACAAAATCCTCCCCACGAAACTTACCCTCTTCGCAATAGTCAATATCTTGGAGAACTCTAATCCAAATTAGGCTAGCGATGAGATCATTATAACCAAGGGTGAAATGTTTGATCTGGGTGGGGGGCGCTATAAAACTTTTCCGCAGCGAAGCGGGTGGTAAGAAATCCTGAGCGATGACTGCCATAAAAAACAATGTGGTAACAATAATCCCATGGACAAAGATCATAAGGTATTATTGATCAAATCATCTGCAACTTTCAACGAGTATATAAAATTATTAATCGAAGAAAAAATAAAAGGCGATGATCCCATCGCCTTTTATTTAGAATGAAATAGGATCGAAATTTACAGGAGCCCTTGGACTGGATTTAGAAGTTGTTTGAGATGATCCATTGTCCAATGGTCTTCGTTACCACCTTGCTTGATTCGAGCCGAGGCTTCTATCAAAAAGGTCACATCAGTAGTTGCAACAGCTTGATTAGCTGCAGTCGGAAAAAAAATTCCAGCGGCAGGCGCTTCTCTCCAAGTCCAAAATGGCACGCAAGCTCCACCACAATCGCACTGAACAGATGTGTTTACACAAGTTGCCATTTCCGGTATCCCGACAGGATTAGGTGTTGCATTATCCACTGTCGTAATTCTGTAATGAACCTGCCCGGTTGGGGCAAAGCCTGTTGAAACAAAGTTCCCCGGATATATACCAATCTCTGCGAAAGTTGCCTGGGCGGCAGTAAAGTAGGAACCTAATAAAGTAAGCCCTTCCTTCTGACGAGCCTTGGCTTGGAAGGTCTGATATTGAGGGATCGCGAAACTGGCGAGAATTGCGATGATCGCGACAACAACCATGAGCTCGATCAACGAGAAACCTCTGTTGTTTTTTACTAAACGTACCATTTTCATACATTACTCCTTAACGTACTTTTTCTGATATTTAAATTCTGCATCATATTTGAAAAATGTCTACTTTTAACTTTGTTACGTCTGTGTTTAGATGGGTTTAAGTATGGCTGACCAAGATTCAATCTCAAAAGGGAACACCAAGGTTTTAGAAAAAACCGAGACCAAAGAACCGTCGTTCTACAAGGTGATCCTACTCAACGATGACTACACTCCCATGGAGTTTGTGACCCATGTTCTGCAAAAATTTTTTAATCAGCCCCGTTCAGCGGCAGAGAATATTATGTTACAGGTCCACAAAACGGGTCGAGGTGTCGCGGGAGTTTTTAATTACGAAGTGGCTGAGACGAAAATGCATCTCGTTAATGCATATTCTGAGCAACAAAAGCACCCACTTCAGTGTACAATAGAAAAGGACGAATGATTCGTCCCAGTGCACCCACGTCGGAGGTAAATATGCTAAGTCCTCAAGTCGAACAGTCCCTCAATCAGGCCATCCACTTCTCTCAAAAAATGCAAAGCGAATTCGTCGGCCTCGAACATATGCTGTGGGCTCTCATCCAACAACCCTCGGTCCAGCAAATCCTAACGCACTTTCAAGTTCCACTGACCCAGCTGCAAAAAGATCTGGAAGACTTTATCGAAACAAAGCTGCCCAAAAATTTAAATACGAAAAAAAACCCTGAGTTCACTTTAGGTGTGCATCGCTTACTTCAGAAGTGCATCATTCAAGTGCAAAGCTCCGGAAGAAGCGCCGTTCAGTGCGAAAACTTGGTCATCGCCATTTTTGAGGAAGACCAGTCCCACGCCTGCTACTTCCTTAAAAAATATGGTCTTGAACAATTCCAGGTGATTCGTTTTGTGTCCCACGGAGCTCGGCGCCAAGTGACCATCAATATCAAAGCCGAGGGAGAGCAGGCCGCACAACCGGGCCAAGCCGTTCCCGCGCTCAAACAGTTTGCGATCAACTTAAACCAATCCGCACTCGAGGGAAAAATCGATCCGGTGGTGGGTCGCGACGATGTGCTCGAACGCGTGATGCAGATTCTCTGTCGCCGCACAAAAAACAATCCGCTCCTCATCGGAGATCCCGGCGTCGGGAAAACGGCTATTGGTGACGGATTGGCTTTAAGAATTGTGGAGGGGCGCGTTCCCTCTCCTCTCAAAGACGCTGTGGTTTACAATTTGGATCTCGGATCACTCATTGCTGGCTCAAAATATCGCGGAGATTTTGAAGAGCGCTTAAAAGCCTTGCTCTTTGAACTCGAGAAAATTCCCAAATCCATTTTATTTATCGACGAGATTCACTCTATTATTGGTGCGGGATCTACGAGCGGCCACTCGCTTGATGCGGCCAACTTACTCAAGCCTTACCTTTCCAAAGGGAAAATTCGTTGCATCGGAGCCACCACCTATAAAGAATTCCGTCAGCATTTTGAAAAAGATCGCGCCCTCTCTCGCCGCTTTCAAACCATCGATGTGAAAGAGCCTTCCCACGAAGAAACCGTCGAGATCCTTCGTGGATTAAAAAAATACTACGAGAACCATCACGGTGTGGTCTTGGCGGACGAAATACTTCCCACCGTTGTCAAACTCGCCTCAAAATATCTTCATGATCGGAAACATCCCGATAAAGCGATCGACATTATCGACGAGGCGGGAGCTTACCTTCATCTCAACAGCCCTATCGAACAGACAAAGGAAATCACCCTCAAAGTTTTAGAAACGGTGGTTTCCAAAATGGCCCAAGTTCCGCTCCAGTCTGTGTCCACCGACGATAACGAGAAACTCAAAACTTTGGATCTTCGCCTGAAGTCGCTCATCTTTGGACAGGACAATGCAATTAAAGCGTTAGTTCAGTCCCTCAAAAATAATCGCGTGGGCTTAGGACGAAATCGCAAGCCGATTGGTTCGTTCTTATTTGCAGGACCCACCGGGGTTGGAAAAACCGAAATCTGTAATCAGCTTTCAAATCACTTGGGCATTCCGCTCATTCGCTTTGATATGAGTGAGTATATGGAAAAGCACGCGGTGGCTCGCTTGATCGGATCTCCTCCGGGCTACGTGGGCTTTGAAGAAGGTGGCCTTCTCACCGAGTCGGTCCACAAAACGCCCTATTGCGTTCTCCTGCTAGACGAGATCGAAAAGGCCCATCCCGATTTGATCAACATCCTTCTGCAGGTGCTGGACAACGGAACACTGACAGATCCTCACGGCAAAACCACACACTTTGAAAACTGCATTATTGTGATGACGACCAACTGTGGCGCCAAAGATGCGATCAAGAGCCAAATTGGATTTAATCCCGCACCGGTATCGACCATTTCCATGGAGGCCATTCGTCAGCACTTTGCCCCAGAATTTTTAAATCGCTTAGATGACGTCGTTCACTTTAACCCTCTCACGCCCGAAATTATCAGCCAAGTGGTGGATAAATTTATTTTTGAGTTTAAAGAACAGCTCAAAGATAAATCGGTCGAGCTCGAGATGGAGGACAGGGTGAAGGAATTTTTATCGCGAAAAGGTTTTGATCCGCTCTATGGGGCTCGTCCCATGATTCGCACCATTCAGCAGAATCTTAAAAATCTTCTCACCGACGATTTACTTTTTGGAAAACTCAAAGATGGTGGCAAAGCGCATTTTTATATGGAGACTCCGGAGCGCGTCGGCGTTCGCTTGAGCGAAAATCAATCGAAGCCTTCGAACAGTCCCAAGGAAAAAGTGAAAGTCTGATGTGGTGGGCGGCCTGTTGTCTCTTATTGATCGTAGCTTGTAGTCATAGCGCCGCCCCGGTCCTCGCCATCCAAGATAACGAAATCGATCTGTACATTCGTGCCAAGACGAGCATCTCCCAAGAAAACCCCAAAGAGGCTTGCGGACATTTTCTCAAACTCTCCCAATCGGCCACATTTGCTCTGAAAGACGTGGCTCACGTCCAAGCATTAAATTTTTGCCCCACGGAGCAAGTCAAAGAGAGTCTCAATCGACCTGTCCCGGATTGGTTAAAGAAGGAAGAGCGCAATGCTCAATTGAAGCATCAATCCACCGATACCGAAAAAGCCCTACTCATCATCGAAACGCCTCAGTATTTTTTATCCAGAGATCGCGTCCTCACCTACCAAAAAGCTTTAACCGACGGTGAGATCTCCACCGACTCTCGAAAGAAGATTCAAGATGCACTCTACGCTATCGCTCCCCGCTTTAATCCTAAGCCAGAACCTAAAGATGTGTTTCGAGTCTCTAAGGACTTGCGATCCGTGCGCGACTTTGAAAAAGCCCGCAAACTTTTAAGCGCGGTGGCCAAGGACAAGAAACAAAGCATCGAAAATCGAATGATGGCCCTCAAAGAAATTTATCAGACTTATAAAATTCAGCGCCATCTTAAAAAGCAATACCTCGATTCTGCCAAACAATGGGCCGAGTTGATCAAACCGGGAACACCGGAGTTTAAAAAACACATCTCCCTCTTTGCCGAGGCCAATTACACCCGTCTTCGCACCCTCTGGACCGAGTCGGGGACCGACGAGCCACTAAAAATTATCGATAAATTAGAAAAGCAGCTGAGCGGAGTGTATTCTCGCCATGATTTATTCTGGCTGCGCGCTAAGATGTTCGAAGAAAAAAACGATGCGCCCCAAGCGATTATAAATTTCGAAAAAGCTCTCAAAGAGCCTAATATTGGAGTTCGCGATCAAGAGAAGGTGTTGTGGTCTTTAGCTTGGCTTCAACTCAAACAAAAAGATTTCGTTGGAGCTAAAACTCACTTGAGCGCCGCCGTAGCGCTGAAAGATGTCAGCCCCTTCGCCAAATTTAAATACACCTTCTGGCTTGCTGAAGCGGAACTGCGGAACAATCTCGTCGATGAATCTCACAAGCTCTTTCATCAACTGACTCAAGAAGATACTTTTGGTTTTTACGGCATCATGGCTCATCAACGGTTACAGAAAAGTTTTCCGGCGCTGAACTCCGCCCCCAGCGAAGTTCGCATCACTCTTCTCTCTGAAGAAGACCGGAAAATTTTTAACGCCCTTGTTTCCACGCGAGAGACAGATCTTGCCTCGCAGTTTCTTTCTTTTACATTTATTTCCAAAAAGCGTGTTTTAGATCTTTCGCAAGAAGAGGCCGAGCAACTCTTTCAACTCTTAACGAAAGCCAAGAATTATAAAATGGTCTTTGATATTTTTAACCAGATCCCCTTTGATCAACAGCGAAAGATTTTGGCGAACCATCCTGAGATCTTGTTTCCGCGACCGTTTAATGACGTGGTCGAAGCGGCCGCCACTAAAAGTGCGATTGAGGCGGAGCTGATCTATTCCATTATGCGCCAAGAGTCCTCTTTTGATGCTCAAGCACGAAGCCCCATGGATGCCATGGGCCTTTTGCAACTCCTGCCGGAGGTGGCGCAAAGAATCGCCAAACGCCTGCAAATTCCCTACAACAGCTACGACGATCTCAACGACGCTCCGACCAATATTGCCATCGGGGCCGATCTTTTAAGAACCCAGCAGAAACGCTTTGATGATAAATTCATTCTTTACGTGGCGTCGTACAATGCCTCGGACTCGGCGGTGAAGCAGTGGCATAATCGCGAATACAGTGATCCCATAGAATTTATCGAGAGTATCCCGTACGAGGAAACAAAGTCCTACGTCAAATTAGTGATGCGCAACTACATCATCTATAAAAAGCTCCGCTTTGGCGAAGATTTTAAAACATTCCCCCAGCATCTTTTATCCCTTTGAGATCCTTCGCCTCGCTCAGGATGAGTATGGTTTTTTTGGATTTCGTTAGCCCTGGCATTCCCCTTGCTCTGTCCAATTTCTAAAGGTTTTATAAGACCCTCCGTTGTTGCTGAAGGCTTCAGCATGGCTATTGTTTTTACAACAGCGACAATTTGCGGTGACGGCGATGCCGAGGTAAGGGAAAACTCAACACATGCGCGCTTTTTTTCTTGGCTTGATTTTAATATATCTGCCACTATCAAGGTACGCCGAAGCCAGTCGCTGCAGTGATATCTTTACCGGCCGAGTGGTGGTGCGCGGGAGACCACGTTTGACAGATCAAACCATTAATAAAATCTTTATCACTCAAGAAGGCATCGGCCAGCATTACGCCAAAGTGAAAATGGCCGAAAAAACCGGTGTTCCTTTAGATCATATCTTGCAACTCGGCCCAAAGACGGAGCTCAAAAAATCAGAGCTCGAAAAAATTAGACAATATGCCGAAGAGTCCATCGCCGAAGAAGTCTTCCCGGCAGTCCTGAGCCCAGAGGGGAAAGTGTATATTGTTGATGGCCACCACAATCTTTACATGGCCGTGCTGGCAGGAATGGATTTAAATACCTCGCACGTCAAATTAAGAATTGTGAGAGACTACACCAATAAAACCATGGAATTTTTCGTAGAAGATCTTGTCACCCAACATTTAGTTTACGATAAATCAAAGACACTACTCACCCGACCGAAAACCATTGTCGAAGTGGAAGACAACATCGAGCGCAGCTTGATTGGTCTCGCCTTTTTAAGAATTGCCGATAAATATGAAATCCCTTTTAAAGGCACTAATTTCGTCCCGTTTGTGCAGTTTTATTTGGGCGATTTGATCACCAGCAAAAAACTCTTTGTCTTTAACAAGGACTACTCTCACGACAATATCAAAGCGCTTTCGAAAGTGATCATTAACCACCCTGTGCTCTTAAAATTCCTCTCGGACTCTCTGGCGAAAGGGGCCTCCCCTAAAGTCATCGCCTTCCTTAAAGAGAGACAAGAGCTCCTTCGGCAAGAAAGCCAAAACGATTCAAGCGCCGAGGACAAGAAGTAAAAATATCTGGCCTCCCAACGAAAATGGGAATAGGTCTCCGTCTCATCTCGAGACTGTCTACAGGAGCGACACCCCCTGTGCAGAGTAGACAATTGAGCCCCCCGTATTATTGCGAGAACCCATAAAATTCAGCAACTTAGATTGTGTCCGATTTGGCCCCCTCCTTGCTCTTATTCAAGGTATCGGGGGTTCCATGTTTTCATACAAGTTCTTTGCAGCCGTACCAATGGTGTTAGGTGTAAGCCTCATCTCTTACAGTGTTTTAAAGACACAACAGCCTCAACACTCGCCGCAAAGAAAAGCCGCCAACGCTTCCATTTTAAAGAAGCGCACGATTCAAAACAAACCGGCTCCCAAAGGAACTCTTTTTACAAAAACGGAACCCAACAAATCGATGCTCCTCAACGATCCAGATATTAATAAAAACTGGGGCCTTAAAATTTCCGACGCCTTAAGAGGCCGTGGAATTACCGAAGGCAGTAAAGACGTCATCGTTGCGGTGATCGACACCGGTATGGATGTCATGCACCAAGATTTAAAGAATAACTTATGGGTCAATCCTGGAGAATCCGGTCTTGATAGCAAAGGCCGCGATAAAGCCACTAACGGAATTGACGACGACAAAAACGGTTACGTCGATGACGTCAACGGTTGGAACTTCGTCAATAACAACAACAAACTCGATGATAACCATGGCCACGGAACTCATATTTCGGGAATCATCGGTGCTGAAGGTGGAAACAACTTCGGAATCACAGGGATTGCATCTAAAGTGAGTTTAATGGTGATCAAGTATTACGATCCCAAATTTCAGACGAACAACTTAGAGAACACCATCAAAGCGATCAATTACGCCACAGCGATGAAGGCTCACATCATCAACTACTCGGGCGGTGGAACTGAGTACAGCCAGCAGGAGTTCGAAGCGATTCGCAAATCTCGCAGCGAAGGTATTCTTTTCGTCGCTGCTGCCGGAAACGAACATAGCAACTCCGATAAACAGAAGTACTACCCCGCCAACTACGACCTCGACAATATTATTTCTGTCACCGCTATCAATCCAAGTCTTAAAGTTCTTCCTTCAAGCAACTACGGTGTTCGTACCGTACACGTTGCAGCTCCTGGCGAAGAGATCTATTCCACTTGGCCCGGAAACACTTTCGGTAACCTCACAGGAACTTCGCAAGCCACAGCCTTCGCTTCGGGCCTAGCCGTCTTGATCAAAGCCAATCATCCTGACTTTAACTACCTCTCGGTCAAGAACCATATTCTAAAGACCGGAGACGAATACCCTTGGCTTCGCTCAAAGACAGGAACTTCTAAGAAGTTGAATATC from Bdellovibrionales bacterium harbors:
- a CDS encoding prepilin-type N-terminal cleavage/methylation domain-containing protein; its protein translation is MVRLVKNNRGFSLIELMVVVAIIAILASFAIPQYQTFQAKARQKEGLTLLGSYFTAAQATFAEIGIYPGNFVSTGFAPTGQVHYRITTVDNATPNPVGIPEMATCVNTSVQCDCGGACVPFWTWREAPAAGIFFPTAANQAVATTDVTFLIEASARIKQGGNEDHWTMDHLKQLLNPVQGLL
- the clpS gene encoding ATP-dependent Clp protease adapter ClpS gives rise to the protein MADQDSISKGNTKVLEKTETKEPSFYKVILLNDDYTPMEFVTHVLQKFFNQPRSAAENIMLQVHKTGRGVAGVFNYEVAETKMHLVNAYSEQQKHPLQCTIEKDE
- the clpA gene encoding ATP-dependent Clp protease ATP-binding subunit ClpA, translating into MLSPQVEQSLNQAIHFSQKMQSEFVGLEHMLWALIQQPSVQQILTHFQVPLTQLQKDLEDFIETKLPKNLNTKKNPEFTLGVHRLLQKCIIQVQSSGRSAVQCENLVIAIFEEDQSHACYFLKKYGLEQFQVIRFVSHGARRQVTINIKAEGEQAAQPGQAVPALKQFAINLNQSALEGKIDPVVGRDDVLERVMQILCRRTKNNPLLIGDPGVGKTAIGDGLALRIVEGRVPSPLKDAVVYNLDLGSLIAGSKYRGDFEERLKALLFELEKIPKSILFIDEIHSIIGAGSTSGHSLDAANLLKPYLSKGKIRCIGATTYKEFRQHFEKDRALSRRFQTIDVKEPSHEETVEILRGLKKYYENHHGVVLADEILPTVVKLASKYLHDRKHPDKAIDIIDEAGAYLHLNSPIEQTKEITLKVLETVVSKMAQVPLQSVSTDDNEKLKTLDLRLKSLIFGQDNAIKALVQSLKNNRVGLGRNRKPIGSFLFAGPTGVGKTEICNQLSNHLGIPLIRFDMSEYMEKHAVARLIGSPPGYVGFEEGGLLTESVHKTPYCVLLLDEIEKAHPDLINILLQVLDNGTLTDPHGKTTHFENCIIVMTTNCGAKDAIKSQIGFNPAPVSTISMEAIRQHFAPEFLNRLDDVVHFNPLTPEIISQVVDKFIFEFKEQLKDKSVELEMEDRVKEFLSRKGFDPLYGARPMIRTIQQNLKNLLTDDLLFGKLKDGGKAHFYMETPERVGVRLSENQSKPSNSPKEKVKV
- a CDS encoding lytic transglycosylase domain-containing protein; the protein is MWWAACCLLLIVACSHSAAPVLAIQDNEIDLYIRAKTSISQENPKEACGHFLKLSQSATFALKDVAHVQALNFCPTEQVKESLNRPVPDWLKKEERNAQLKHQSTDTEKALLIIETPQYFLSRDRVLTYQKALTDGEISTDSRKKIQDALYAIAPRFNPKPEPKDVFRVSKDLRSVRDFEKARKLLSAVAKDKKQSIENRMMALKEIYQTYKIQRHLKKQYLDSAKQWAELIKPGTPEFKKHISLFAEANYTRLRTLWTESGTDEPLKIIDKLEKQLSGVYSRHDLFWLRAKMFEEKNDAPQAIINFEKALKEPNIGVRDQEKVLWSLAWLQLKQKDFVGAKTHLSAAVALKDVSPFAKFKYTFWLAEAELRNNLVDESHKLFHQLTQEDTFGFYGIMAHQRLQKSFPALNSAPSEVRITLLSEEDRKIFNALVSTRETDLASQFLSFTFISKKRVLDLSQEEAEQLFQLLTKAKNYKMVFDIFNQIPFDQQRKILANHPEILFPRPFNDVVEAAATKSAIEAELIYSIMRQESSFDAQARSPMDAMGLLQLLPEVAQRIAKRLQIPYNSYDDLNDAPTNIAIGADLLRTQQKRFDDKFILYVASYNASDSAVKQWHNREYSDPIEFIESIPYEETKSYVKLVMRNYIIYKKLRFGEDFKTFPQHLLSL
- a CDS encoding S8 family serine peptidase; this encodes MFSYKFFAAVPMVLGVSLISYSVLKTQQPQHSPQRKAANASILKKRTIQNKPAPKGTLFTKTEPNKSMLLNDPDINKNWGLKISDALRGRGITEGSKDVIVAVIDTGMDVMHQDLKNNLWVNPGESGLDSKGRDKATNGIDDDKNGYVDDVNGWNFVNNNNKLDDNHGHGTHISGIIGAEGGNNFGITGIASKVSLMVIKYYDPKFQTNNLENTIKAINYATAMKAHIINYSGGGTEYSQQEFEAIRKSRSEGILFVAAAGNEHSNSDKQKYYPANYDLDNIISVTAINPSLKVLPSSNYGVRTVHVAAPGEEIYSTWPGNTFGNLTGTSQATAFASGLAVLIKANHPDFNYLSVKNHILKTGDEYPWLRSKTGTSKKLNIYKALTTLDQGVSASGIIASNTTGFKEGTFASDPQLAQSSPTTEFVDFGKSLMKSLGNDTLYRNINQE